The genomic DNA GTCGTAAGCTTCTTCGATGATGCGCACGGCGTCGAGCAGGTTAAAGGTGTTGATCGCCACGTCGCCGATGTCGGCAACCGACAGCGAGTCGAACGGTGCGGCGCCGGTGGCCATGTTGTAGGGGCGGATCATCACGGATTCGGCGCGGATTTCACGCGGCCCGAAACGGGTGCCGGCGCGCAGGGAGGTGCCGATGTCCAGTGGCACGCCGACAAAGGCGGCGTCCAGGCCTTTGGCTGTTTGCAGGTGGGGAAGACGCATCATGGTGGCGATGCCGGCGAAGCGCGGCATTTCGTTGCCGCCCAGTGGTTGGTGGAAAATCTTGTCCACGGGAGTGCCTCATCGTTGTTTTGTTTATTAGAGGCCGATTCTGCGAAAAGCCCGGGACGGGAAGAATCGGCAGAGGCAAATACTTAGTTCAGATTTTTCTAAACTAATGCCTGAGGTAAACTCCGCTCAACTGTGGGAGCTGGCTCGCCTGCGATAGCGGTCTGCCAGCCACCCCTTCCTTTATTGATCCACCGCTATCGCAGGCAAGCCAGCTCCCACAGGGGGTTGCGGTGCCTCAGGTGTAGCTGGAGAACCGATGGCCAACGCCTTGCCCGACCTGAAACTCCTGCGCATCTTCGTCAGCGTGGTGCGCCATCAGGGGTTTGCCAATGCTCAGCACGAGCTCAACTTGTCCACTTCGGCCATCAGCACTTATATGAGCCAGCTGGAGTCGGCGTTGGGCCTGGTGTTGTGCCACCGCGGGCGCGGTGGTTTCAGCCTGACCAGCAAGGGCGAGTTGTTTCATCAGGAAACCCTGCGTCTGTTGGCCGAGCTCGAAGGCTTCGAGCAGTACGCCGCCGCGCTCAAAGGCGAGTTGCGCGGCACCCTCAAACTCGGCGTGCTCGACTCCACCGTCAGCGACAACGCGTTGCCGTTTGCTGAAGCGATTGGCGCATACAGCCTGGAACATCCGGCGGTGCACCTGCATTTGTCGGTGATGAGCCCTTACGAGCTGCAGCTCGGCGTGCAGGACAACCGCCTGGACCTGGCCATCGGCTGCTTCTCCAACCGCATGAGCGGGCTGATCTACATGCCGCTGTACCGCGAGCAACACTGGCTGTATTGCAGCACGCGGCATCCGTTGTTCAACGAGCGGCGCATTCCCGAACAGGTCATCACCCAGCAGCGCATGGTCGGGCGCGGTTATTGGAGCCAGGCGGAGCTGGCGCGTCACGGCTTCAAACACAGCGCCGCCACGGTGGAAAGTATGGAGGCGCAGCTGATTCTGGTGCTGTCCGGCGCCTACATCGGCTACTTGCCCGAGCATTACGCCCAGGCCTGGGCCGACAAAGGTGACCTGCGGGTACTGCTGCCGGCGACATTTGGTTATCAGGCGCCATTCTCGATGATCATTCGTCGTGGCCGCAGCCGCGAACCGCTGATCCAGACGTTCCGCGATTTGCTCAAAGCCCAGCTCAATCAGGCCTGAAATCATGTCCAGACCCCAATGTTCCCGCTGCCTGCGGCCTGTTACCCACTGCCTTTGCACGCTGATTCCAAGCCTTGACAGCCGCACCCGCGTATTGCTGTTGCAGCACCCGAGCGAGGTCAACCATGCGCTGAATACGGCGCGGCTGGCGGCGTTGGGCCTCACCCATGCGCAGTTGGTGGTGGGGGAGGTGTTTGAGGACCTGGCGACGTTGTTGAGCCCGCCGGGCTATCAGGCGCGGTTGTTGTTTCCCGCCGACGATGCCCAGCCGTTGCAGGCCTATGCGCCCAGCGACCAGCCATTGCTCTTGGTTGTCCCCGACGGCACCTGGCGCAAGGCGCGCAAATTGCTGCACCTCAATCCATTGCTGGCAGCATTGCCCCGCGTGACCCTGGCCGAGGGGGCCGAGTCGCGCTATCGATTGCGCAAGGCGCCGGGGCCGGGGGCTTTATCGACGGTGGAGGCCATTGTGCAGGCACTGGAGGTGCTGGAGGCTCCCGCTTCTTTTGCGCCATTGCTCAAACCTTTCGAAGCGTTGATCGAGGGGCAGATTGCGGCGATGGGGGATGAGGTGTTTCAGCGCAATCATGGCGACGGGCGGTTGGGGTAGCGGGTTTACCGAGTTGCGGCCATCGCAGGCAAGCCAGCTCCCACAGGGGAGATGAATGCAATTCAACTGTGGGAGCTGGCTTGCCTGCGATGGCGTCCTCCCTGCCAGCACACCTTCTACTTATTCCTTAAAGCCATAAGCACCACACTTTGCGTGATATGGCCCGCCGACCTTTCCCGGTATGATGTGCGCCCCGCAGTCTGGATTGCGAATACGCCATGACCTTGCAGTACCCTACAATCGCCGATTGCGTCGGCAACACGCCCCTGGTCCGCTTGCAACGCATGGCGGGTGAAACCAGCAACACCTTGTTGCTCAAGCTCGAAGGGAACAACCCGGCCGGTTCCGTCAAGGACCGCCCGGCGCTGTCGATGATCACCCGCGCCGAGCTGCGCGGGCAGATCAAGCCCGGTGACACCCTGATCGAAGCCACCTCGGGCAACACCGGCATCGCCCTGGCCATGGCCGCGGCGATCAAGGGTTACAAGATGATCCTGATCATGCCCGACAACGGCAGCGCCGAACGCAAGGCCGCCATGACCGCCTACGGTGCCCAACTGATCCTGGTGACCCAGGAAGAAGGCATGGAAGGCGCCCGCGACCTTGCCGAGCGTATGGCCGCCGAAGGCCGTGGCCTGGTGCTGGACCAGTTCGCCAACGGTGACAACCCCGAAGCGCACTACACCACCACCGGTCCGGAAATCTGGCAGCAGACGGGCGGCACCATCACCCATTTCGTCAGCTCCATGGGCACCACCGGCACCATCATGGGCAACTCGCGCTACCTCAAGGAACAGAACCCGGCGATCCAAATCGTCGGCCTGCAACCGATGGAAGGCGCGGCGATCCCGGGTATCCGCCGCTGGCCTGAAGAATATCTGCCGAAGATCTACAACGCGACTCGCGTGGACCGCATCATCGACATGGCCCAGCGTGAAGCCGAAGACACCACCCGCCGCCTGGCCCGTGAAGAAGGCATCTTCTGCGGCGTCTCGTCCGGTGGCGCCGTGGCCGGCATGTTGCGCTTGTCCAAAGAACTGGAAAACGCGGTGATCGTCGCGATCATCTGTGACCGAGGCGACCGCTACCTGTCGACCGGCATTTTCGACGCGCCCAACTGATGGCCAGGCACGAGAGAGGCCTGCGCTTCCAGCCAACGGGCGGCAGCCGGGCCCCGCAGATTCCGGTGGGCAAGAAGCAAAAACTGACCATCGAGCGCCTGGCCAATGACGGCCGTGGCATCGTGTTCTTCGAAGGCCGTACCTGGTTTGTGAATGGCGCGCTGGCCGGCGAAGAGGTGGAAGCGCGGGTGCTGGGCGCCCACGGCAAAGTGGTCGAGGCCCGCGCCGAGCGTGTGTTCAAGGCCAGCGAACTGCGCCGCCCGGCGCCGTGCGCCCACGTCGGCCGCTGTGGCGGTTGCAGCGTGCAACACCTGCCCCATGTTGAACAGCTTGCCCTGAAACAGCGCATGCTCGCCGAGCAACTGTCCCGTGTGGCCGGTGTCGAACCGCAAGCGTGGGCAGCGCCTTTGAGTGGCCCCGAGTTTGGTTACCGCCGCCGCGCCCGTGTGGCGGTGCGCTGGGACGCCAAGGCGAAACATCTTGAAGTAGGTTTCCGCGCGGTGGCCAGCCAGGACATTGTCGCCATTGACGATTGCCCGGTGCTGGTACAGGCCTTGCAGCCGATCATGCAGCGTTTGCCGAATATGTTGCGTCGCCTGAGCAAGCCGCAGGCCCTGGGCCATGTGGAGTTGTTCAGCGGCACGTCCATCGCCGTACTGTTGCGGCACATGGCGCCACTGTCCGAAGGCGACTTGCAGGTATTGAAGGAATTTTGTGCCTTCCATGAAGCCCAGTTGTGGCTGCAGGGTGAGGGCGGGCCGGAGCCGGTCGAGGCCGATTCGGTGTTGGGCTTTCGATTGCAGCAGTGGGATCTGGAGCTGGCTTACCGGCCTGGCGACTTCGTGCAGGTCAACGCCGGGGTCAACGACGCGATGGTTGCCCAGGCGCTGGAATGGCTGGCGCCACAGCCCGACGAACGGGTGCTGGATCTGTTTTGCGGGCTGGGCAACTTCGCGTTGCCGCTGGCCAGGCAGGTACGTGAAGTGGTGGCGGTGGAGGGCGTGCAGACCATGGTCGACCGTGCCGCACTCAACGCCATCAACAACAATTTGCATAATGCACAGTTTTTTCAGGCCGATTTGTCCCAGCCTTTGACCGACGCGGAATGGGCCAAACAGGGCTTTTCTGCGGTACTCTTGGACCCACCCCGTGATGGTGCCCTGGAGGTTGTGCGAGAGCTCGCCACGTTGGGGGCCAAACGTTTGGTGTATGTGTCCTGCAACCCGGCCACGCTGGCGCGGGACACGGTTGAGTTGGTCAAGCAAGGCTACCGGCTAAAGCGTGCCGGGATCCTCGACATGTTTCCGCAGACAGCACATGTCGAGGCCATGGCGTTATTTGAAGCGGGCTAGGATGCCCGTTTAATCCGACTGGCCTGTAGTCTCCTGGGCCGTGACCTGTCAGGGAGTGGTCAGTAACCAGAGGTTGCAAGGCCCGGGTTACGCAGCAGGTCAGCGATGATTTCTGGCGCATCGAAGATGCGTCGTAGGGAAGGTAAGCAAGATGGTACAGGTGAGAGCGCACCAGCCGATCAACACCGACGGCAGTATCAATCTCGAGGCATGGCTGGATCATGCCGTCAGTGTCGACCCGGCACTGGACCGTGAAGCCTTGAAGGCCGCCTGCGAGTTCGCGCGTGAGGCGGAGCAGCAAGACAATGCGGCCAAGAACCTGTGGGCCGAAGGCACTTCAAGCTTTCGCACCGGGTTGGAAATCGCCGAGATTCTCGCCGATCTCAAACTGGATCAGGATTCGCTGATCGCCGCCGTGCTCTATCGCGGTGTGCGCGAAGGGCATATTGCGTTGCCGCTGGTCAGCCAGCGTTTCGGCGCCGTGGTGGCCAAGCTGATCGACGGCGTGCTGCGCATGGCCGCCATCAGCGCCAGCCTCAGCCCGCGTCAGTCCATGGTGCTGGGCACCCAGGGCCAGGTCGAGAACCTGCGCAAGATGCTGGTGGCGATGGTCGACGACGTACGCGTCGCGTTGATCAAGCTGGCCGAGCGTACGTGCGCGATCCGCGCGGTGAAGACCGCCGATGACGAAAAACGCAACCGTGTGGCCCGCGAGGTGTTCGACATCTACGCGCCGCTGGCCCATCGCCTGGGCATCGGCCATATCAAATGGGAGCTGGAGGACTTGTCCTTCCGCTACCTCGAGCCCGATCAATACAAACAAATTGCAACGTTGCTGCACGAGCGGCGGCTTGACCGCGAGCGCTTTATCACCGATGTGATGAGCCAGTTGCGTTCAGAGTTGCAGGCCACCGGCGTGGACGCCGACATCAGCGGTCGCGCCAAGCACATCTATTCCATCTGGCGCAAAATGCAGCGCAAGGGCCTGGCCTTCAGCCAGATCTATGATGTGCGCGCCGTGCGCGTGCTGGTGCCGGAAATGCGCGACTGCTACACCGCGCTGGGTATCGTCCACACCCTGTGGCGGCACATTCCCAAGGAGTTTGACGACTACATCGCCAACCCCAAGGAAAACGGTTACCGCTCGTTGCACACCGCTGTGATCGGCCCCGAGGGCAAGGTGCTGGAAGTGCAGATCCGCACCCATGCCATGCACGAAGAAGCCGAGCTGGGGGTGTGTGCGCACTGGCGCTACAAGGGCACCGACGTCAAGGCCGGGTCCAACCAGTACGAAGAGAAAATTTCCTGGCTGCGCCAAGTGCTGGAATGGCACGAAGAACTGGGCGACATCGGCGGCCTCGCCGAACAGTTGCGTGTGGATATCGAGCCGGACCGGGTTTATATCTTCACCCCCGACGGCCACGCCATCGACCTGCCCAAGGGCGCCACGCCGCTGGATTTCGCCTACCGCGTGCACACCGAAATCGGCCACAACTGCCGGGGCGCCAAGATCAACGGGCGCATCGTGCCGCTCAACTACAGCCTGCAAACCGGTGAGCAGGTCGAGATCATCACCAGCAAGCACGGCACGCCGAGCCGCGACTGGCTGAACCCGAACCTGGGCTATATCACCACGTCGCGGGCGCGGGCGAAGATCGTCCACTGGTTCAAACTGCAGGCGCGTGACCAGAACGTCGCCGCCGGCAAAACCCTGCTTGAACGTGAATTGGCGCGCCTGGGCCTGCCGCAGGTGGACTTCGACAAGCTGGCCGAAAAGGCCAACATGAAGATCGCCGAAGACATGTTCGCTGCCCTCGGCGCCGGTGATTTGCGCCTGGCTCAACTGGTCAACCTGGCGCAGCAACTGGTCGAGCCGGAGCGCGGCAGCGAACAGCTGGAGCTGATCCCGCGCAAGGCCACGGGCTACAAACCGGGCAAGCGCGGCGATATCCAGATTCAGGGCGTGGGCAACCTGATGACGCAAATGGCCGGTTGCTGCCAGCCGTTGCCGGGCGACGCCATCGTCGGTTACATCACCCAGGGCCGTGGCGTGAGCATTCACCGCCAGGACTGCGCCTCGGTGCTGCAACTGGGCGGGCGTGAGCCTGAGCGAATCATTCAGGTCAGCTGGGGCCCGGTGCCGGTGCTTACTTACCCGGTGGACATCGTGATCCGTGCCTACGACCGTTCCGGTTTGCTGCGTGATGTGTCGCAAGTGTTGCTCAACGAGCGGATCAACGTGCTGGCGGTCAACACCCGCTCGAACAAAGAAGACAACACCGCGTTGATGTCCCTGACCATCGAGATTCCGGGGCTGGATGCATTGGGGCGGTTGTTGGGGCGGATTTCGCAGTTGCCGAACATCATCGAGACGCGGCGTAACCGCACCCCATGATGCGGTTCAGCCTGTGGGAACCGGGCTTGTGTGGGAGCTGGCTTGCCTGCGATGCGAACACCTCGGTCTACGAGTCAGACCGAGGCGATGCAATCGCAGGCAAGCCAGCTCCCACATTTGATTTTCAGTGTTCTGGAAATATACGCAGAGATTGACCGATGTATTCACTTGAAGACCTGCTCCACCTGATGAGCCGCTTGCGCGACCCGCAATACGGGTGCCCGTGGGACATCAAGCAAACCTACGCCACCATCGTCCCGCACACCCTGGAAGAAGCCTATGAAGTCGCCGACGCCATCGAGCGCGGTGACTTCGACCACCTGCAAGGTGAGCTCGGCGACCTGCTGTTTCAGGTGGTGTATTACAGCCAACTGGCGCGGGAAGAAGGGCGCTTTGAATTTGCCGGCGTGATCGACAGCATCACCCGCAAGCTCATCCGTCGCCATCCTCACGTGTTCCCCACCGGCGATTTGTATGCACCGCTGGATATCCCGCAGCTGAGCGAGGAGCAGGTCAAGGCGCGCTGGGAGCAGATCAAGGCCGAAGAGCGTGCGGAAAAGTCCGACGCGCCGGAGCAACTTTCCCTGCTTGATGACGTACCCACGGCCTTACCGTCCTTGTCCCGTGCCGCCAAGTTGCAGAAGCGTGCCAGCCAGGTCGGTTTCGACTGGCCCTCGGTCCTGCCGGTGGTGGACAACGTGCGCGAAGAGCTGGATGAAGTACTCGAAGCCATGGCCGACAACGACTCGGCGGCCATCGCCGATGAGGTCGGTGACCTGCTGTTTGCAGCGGTCAACCTGGCCCGTCACCTCAAGGTTGACCCGGAAACCGCGCTGCGTGGCGCCAATGCCAAGTTCGAACGACGTTTCCGATTTATCGAACAGGCATTGCGCGACACGCACAAACCCATAGAAGATTGCACCCTCGAAGAGTTGGACGCCCTGTGGGGCGAAGCCAAACGTCAGGAAAAGAATGTGTCCAGCTGCGGTTGAGCGGCTGCCTAAGTGAGTAAGCACCATGAGCCTTTCCCTTCGCGACCAGTTGCTTAAAGCAGGGCTGGTCAACCAAAAGCAGGCCAAGCAGGTCGGCAAAGAGAAACAGAAACAGCAGCGTCTGGTGCACAAAGGCCAGATCGAGGCGGACGACAGCCAGGCACGTCTGGCGGCTGAAGCGCAGGCCGAGAAGGTCAAGCGCGACCAGGAACTGAACCGCCAGCAGCAGGAAAAGGCCGAAGCCAAAGCCCGTACCGCGCAGGTCAAGCAACTGATTGAAACCTCGCGCCTGCCCAAGCTGACGACTGAGGACTACTACAACTTCGTGGACGACAAGAAGGTCAAGCGCCTGTCGGTCAACACGCTGATGCGCAACAAGCTGAGCAACGGCTCCCTGGCGATCGTGCATCACGGTGGCGGCTATGAAGTGATCCCGCGCGAAGCGGCACTGAAGATTCAGGAACGTGCGCCGGAGCGTATCGTGCAACTCAACATCCTCACCGAAAGCCAGGTGCCGGATGAGGATGATCCGTACGCCGCCTACCAGATCCCTGACGATCTGATGTGGTAAGCCGCTGGAACCAATAGTGGTAATTGTGGCGAGGGAGCTTGCTCCCGCTGGACTGCGCAGCAGTCCCAGTCTTTTCAAACAAAGCACTGGGGCCGCTTCGCCGCCCGCCGAGAGCAAGCTCCCTCGCCACAGTGGCGTTTATCTTTTCTATCGCTTGGCCAAGCCGATTACCAATCCACCGCGTAACTCACGCTGAAGGTACGACCCTCGGCATTCGGGTACGGTGCACGGGCATTGGCCTGGGCGAACATGTTCTGGTAGTTGCGGTTGGTGAGGTTGTACACCGCACCCTCCAGACGGCCGACCGGCAACCTGACTGAACCGAGCAAATCGGCCAGGGTGTAACCCTTGATGTCGCGGCCGTTGTTGTCCTTGAACGCGGCGTCATAGTCGTCCAGACGCATGCCCTGCAAACGCAGGCTGTAGTCGCCATGGTCATAGCCGATGAAGGCAGTGGTTTTGGCCGGGGATATGCGCGTGGCGGGCAGGTCGATCCATTGGCCGTTCTGGCGTGTTTCGCCTTTGGCGTAGGCGTAAGTGCCGCCCACCGACCACTGGTCTGTGACGTTGTAGGTCAGGGTGGTTTCGACGCCGCGTACACGTTCTTTCTGGTTGATCAGGCGCAGTACGCGGTCATTGGCATCGTAAAACTGGGTGACATCCGAGGTATTTTCATACGCCGTGACGCTGGCCAGCCACTTGTCCCAATTGCCGCGCCAGCCCAGCTCATAGCTATCGACTTTGAGTGCCTGGGCATTCAGGTTCTGAATGTCGTACTTGCTGTTCACGTCGCGCAGGAAGCGCTGGATATCCGGCAGGGAAAAGCCCTGACTGAAGTTGAAGAACACATCCTGGTTTTCGCTCAGGTGATACACGGCCCCCAGGTTATAGAGGGTGTCATCGTATTTGAGTGTGCCGCCCGGCAATGTTGCGCGATTACCGGTCTGGACGATTTCGCCATAGGCGATGCTGTCGGAAATTTCGCTCTGGATCCACTCGCGACGTATACCACCGCGCAGGGTCCAGTCATCGATGTCGTAGGACAGCTGGCCAAAGATGGCTTTGGTGGTGGTCGTGATGTCCGGCCCCAGTTCAAACGTGGTGCCGGTCTTGGTATAGGTCAGGCCATTGACCCGGTACTGGTCGCCGCGCTGGCGTGAGGTTTCGTGATCGTAGTCGGCCCCCCAGACCACGTTGCCGGTCGCGCGGCCTATATCCGGCATTTGCGTATCGATGGCTGCACGCAGGCCATACACGTCCTGCACGCTGTTGTTGTCGGAAACCCCGGCGCGGCCCCGGGACAGGTCCGGGAAGAACAGCGCATCGGCACGCCGCCAGTAACTTTCAACCTGCAAACCCTGGCCGTAGAAATCCTTGTCGGCGTAGTTCAGGTTGACCGCCTGGTTGTGGGTGAACGGTTGGTCGTCCAGGTCCAGGCCTTTTACGGCGACGGCTGCGTTGGAGATACGCGGGTTTTTGGTGTAACGCGTGTCTTGCTCGTCTTTGTAGTCTTGCAGCGACAGGCTGATTTTCTTGTCGTCATCCAGCTCGTAACCGAAACGCCCTTGCAGATCGTAGGTGTCGGTGTCCATGTTGCTGCCCTGGGACGTGTCCTGGGGAATGCGCTTGCCGTTGCCGTCAAACTGGTCGTTACGTTGCACGGTGTTGCCGGAGAGGTACCAATCCACCGGGCCATTGCGGCCTGTGGCGCTTTGAAAGGCGTCGTAGGAGAACCCTTTGTGGCTGAAATTGTTGCCGGTGGTCATGCCGATTTTGCTGCTGAACGCCAGATCTTCACCTTTGTTGCGCTTGGTGATGATGTTGATGATGCCGCCTGAGGCGCCCGCGCCGTAAACGCTGCTGGCGCCGGAGATCACTTCGATGCGCTCGATGCTTTCCGGGGCCACGCTGTTGAGCTGGCGGAAATTGTCGCGCGTGGCGTTCTGGGAAACGCCGTCGATCAGGATCAGCGTGTTGCGCCCGCGCAGCGTCTGGCCGAAGTTGCTCATGCCGCCGCTGGAGGGGGCAATGCCCGGTACCAATTGGCCGAGGATATCTGCGACGCGACGGCCGGCGGCGGCCTGCTGGCGGACCTGGTCTTCGTTGATCACCTGCACGGAGCCGGGAATCTGCGCAATGCTGGTTTCATTGCGTGTGGCCGAAACCACGGTGGCCTGCAACTGCAGGTTGGCGGGCGCTGCCTGGGTTTCCTCAGGTTGATCAGCCCAGGTAGGAGCGCTGATCGACCCGAGAAGCGGCAGCAGAACTGCCCATTGCGATTTGGTCATGAACTTGCCTTTGAGTTATTAGAAGTATTGACAGAGAAACCGGATGTTTCGGGGGGGCGGGTGAACGAACGGATGGCGCGAATGCCCACGGCGGCGAGGGCATAGGTCAGCGCGACCAGCCAGAAGCTGTGCGCCAGGCCCACTATGCCCATGCCGATACCGCCGATCAGTGCCCCGCACAGCGCCCCGCCCTTGGCGGCGCTGTTGCCCAGGCCGAGGGCAAACCCCTGCTGGCCGGACGCTACGGTATTGGCGATCAAGGTGTAGGCGACCGGCAGCAACGCCCCTTGCCACACGCCCCACAGCAGGCGACTGGCGAGGAAGCCCAGCCATTCGCTGGCCAATGCTGTAAAGGCCAGCGTCAGGGCACAGGACCAGGTGACCCATTCGATAACGCGCAGCGTGTGCGCCGGTTGATGCCGGTCAAACAGGCGGCCCCACAACGGCGCGGACAGCGCCAGGGTCAGTGCGCTGGCGGCGTAGCTGGCGCCGATCAGCCACGCCGGTGCGTGCAGAACATCGGCGACGTAGAGGGCGTAAAACGGCTGGGGCATCATCTTCGCGGCCTGGATCAACACGATGATGCCCAGCATGGCGCCGAGCCAGCCTTTGGGCAGTGCGACGGATTTGGAGGCGGTGAGTGGGCGTGATCGCGGCGAGTCGGCCGGCAGCAAGACGCTGATCACTGCGCACAACAGGCAGACGGCCGTGGCGCTGTAACACAGCAAGGCAAAGCCTGACACGTCCATCAACCAGCCGCCCAACACCGGCCCGGCCAGCGAGCCCACGGCAGTGGCCGATTGCAACCGGGCCAGAATATGCCCGCGCCCGCCGTCCCTGCAGCAGGCCAGCGCGTAGGCTTGGGCCGCCGCAATGAAGCCCGCCAGCGCCCCTTGCGCCACGCGGATCGCCACCAGCAGCCAAGGATCGAACGTGACCGCTGCCAACGCCTGGCACACCGCCAGCGCCAGCAGCGCACGGATGATCATCGGTTTGTGGCCGGTACGGTCACCCAATCGCCCCCACATGGGCGTGAGGACCATCGCCGCCATCATCGGCCCGGCATACACCAGTGACGACAACAGGCCGGTGTAGTGGGCATTGGCAACACCCAGCAGCTTCTGGATTTGCAGCGGCCAGAAGGGGCCGCTCATTTCCATGGCCCCCATCGACACCAGTTGAATCACCACCAGCAGCCGTAGCGCGGTGTTGTTAGCCTGCATTGGCGGCGGCACTCAGTGGGTTGGGCAGCCGCCCGACAATATCGGCATGGCTTTCCAGCAGGCGCATGCGCATGAACGATTTGGCCGGCCAGTCCTGCACCAGCAGCGCTTCGCGCTCTGTCTCCCAGCGCAGGGGGTCGACCGCGCTGCGCACTTGGTCGAAGCACTGGCTGACCTGCGCCGACAGCTCATTCCAGAGGAGTGCCTGGGGAATGTCAAAGTGACGCGCGCCGAGCAGTACCAATTCCCCCAGGTGGCACATGAATACCGTGTGCAGCAGCTTGTCGCGTACGAAGCCTGCGTCGTCATACAGGGTCATCTTCGGGTCGTGCAGTTCAATGTCCAGGCCATGGGCGTGCAGGGTTTTGCGGTCGATGCGGATGTCGCCGAAATCGCGCAACAGCAGGCGGCTCAATTGCCCGTCTGCGGCCATCACCATGAAGGAGTTCTGCTGGTGGGCCTCGAACGCCACGCCGTAGCGCAGGTACATGCCCAGCAACGCGGGTACGGCTATCGCTGCGTAGTCGCGGAAGAAGGCGAGCATGGCCTGCCCATCGTCCCGGCCTTTGCTCAAACGAACCCACTGGCGCAGCAAGGGTTGCCCGTGTTGATCAATGGCAAACAGGCTGCCCACCGGCACGGCCATTTCGCCAGGTTGCAGCAGGCTTTGCGGGTTGTCCCGATAGAGCACGGCCAAGTGGCGGGAATGCTCGTCATTGGCAGGCTGTGGCTTGAAATGTACGCCGATGCGCTCGGGAACGATGCTGAGGATTTGTTGAATCCCGGGCTCGCGCTCCAGAATGGTCTGCAGCAGATGGCTGATCCGCGGACCCATGCGCGCCGAGCGCGGCGAGACGGTGCGCTGCACGCTCGTCAACCGCAGCGATACCGGGAGTTTGACCATCGGTGCGTCGCCGCGGCCGTCAGGCAGCACGGTTCTGAAGGACATGGTGGGGTTGGCGGTGAAGGCGACGATGTCGGTCAGCACCAGCAGCTTGTCACCGATTTCATTGGCGAACAGTTGCGGCAACTCCTGGCGTATTTGCCAGGGGTGGGCTGGCAGGGGCAGGTAGTCGCAGGCCTCAAGGCCTTGGGTGGCAAGGGTTTCGGTCAATTGCTGGGCGGCTTGCGGGAAGTGGTTCTTCCACCACGTCCAGTAATCGGCGGTGTTGGCCAATGTTTCAACATGCGCGTACTGGCGATGCAATGCACAGAGGAACACCGGGAAGCGCGCTTCGAACTCCGGCGAAAAATCGATGACCTGATCGGTGGTCAGACCCAACTTGGTCTTGTAGTTGGGGTGCCATGGATGACCCAGGGTGCCCCACTGTTCGAGTACTGAAGTGGGGTTGCTGACGCCTGGATCATTCTTGAGATGGGTCAGCAGGTTGTGCTGGTGCTCCGGGGCCATGGCGGCTTGCAGTGTGAGCGACCACTGTTGGTGAAAAGCCAGGCACAGGGTGTCGTTGACGAAGCTGTCGTCGATTTCTGTGTTGAGGCGGTTCAGGACGTGCAGGTCGGCCGACGATTCAAGCGCGCCGTTCAATAGCGTCAATAATTGCGACGGAAATTGAATTTTCTGTTCTGGCCGGTCTTCGCGCAGGAGGGTGACTTCGCCGCGCAGTTCCCAACTCGCCATGCGGCCAGGGCGCAGATAATCGAAGCGAAGGCGGGTTTGGTCGGGCAATGTCAGCCAGCATCGGCCGTGTTCGTCGTAGGTGCGGGTGCCGGGGTCCAGGAGGCCTTCACGGAACAATGCCTGGATCAGGCGTTGGAAGCTGCGCTCGGCGGCCGGCGCCAGGGTGCCGATCAAAGCGTCCAGGGTGATGTGGTTGGCCTGGAATT from Pseudomonas tolaasii NCPPB 2192 includes the following:
- a CDS encoding TonB-dependent receptor — translated: MTKSQWAVLLPLLGSISAPTWADQPEETQAAPANLQLQATVVSATRNETSIAQIPGSVQVINEDQVRQQAAAGRRVADILGQLVPGIAPSSGGMSNFGQTLRGRNTLILIDGVSQNATRDNFRQLNSVAPESIERIEVISGASSVYGAGASGGIINIITKRNKGEDLAFSSKIGMTTGNNFSHKGFSYDAFQSATGRNGPVDWYLSGNTVQRNDQFDGNGKRIPQDTSQGSNMDTDTYDLQGRFGYELDDDKKISLSLQDYKDEQDTRYTKNPRISNAAVAVKGLDLDDQPFTHNQAVNLNYADKDFYGQGLQVESYWRRADALFFPDLSRGRAGVSDNNSVQDVYGLRAAIDTQMPDIGRATGNVVWGADYDHETSRQRGDQYRVNGLTYTKTGTTFELGPDITTTTKAIFGQLSYDIDDWTLRGGIRREWIQSEISDSIAYGEIVQTGNRATLPGGTLKYDDTLYNLGAVYHLSENQDVFFNFSQGFSLPDIQRFLRDVNSKYDIQNLNAQALKVDSYELGWRGNWDKWLASVTAYENTSDVTQFYDANDRVLRLINQKERVRGVETTLTYNVTDQWSVGGTYAYAKGETRQNGQWIDLPATRISPAKTTAFIGYDHGDYSLRLQGMRLDDYDAAFKDNNGRDIKGYTLADLLGSVRLPVGRLEGAVYNLTNRNYQNMFAQANARAPYPNAEGRTFSVSYAVDW
- a CDS encoding MFS transporter, which codes for MQANNTALRLLVVIQLVSMGAMEMSGPFWPLQIQKLLGVANAHYTGLLSSLVYAGPMMAAMVLTPMWGRLGDRTGHKPMIIRALLALAVCQALAAVTFDPWLLVAIRVAQGALAGFIAAAQAYALACCRDGGRGHILARLQSATAVGSLAGPVLGGWLMDVSGFALLCYSATAVCLLCAVISVLLPADSPRSRPLTASKSVALPKGWLGAMLGIIVLIQAAKMMPQPFYALYVADVLHAPAWLIGASYAASALTLALSAPLWGRLFDRHQPAHTLRVIEWVTWSCALTLAFTALASEWLGFLASRLLWGVWQGALLPVAYTLIANTVASGQQGFALGLGNSAAKGGALCGALIGGIGMGIVGLAHSFWLVALTYALAAVGIRAIRSFTRPPETSGFSVNTSNNSKASS
- a CDS encoding DUF2058 domain-containing protein: MSLSLRDQLLKAGLVNQKQAKQVGKEKQKQQRLVHKGQIEADDSQARLAAEAQAEKVKRDQELNRQQQEKAEAKARTAQVKQLIETSRLPKLTTEDYYNFVDDKKVKRLSVNTLMRNKLSNGSLAIVHHGGGYEVIPREAALKIQERAPERIVQLNILTESQVPDEDDPYAAYQIPDDLMW
- the mazG gene encoding nucleoside triphosphate pyrophosphohydrolase, with protein sequence MYSLEDLLHLMSRLRDPQYGCPWDIKQTYATIVPHTLEEAYEVADAIERGDFDHLQGELGDLLFQVVYYSQLAREEGRFEFAGVIDSITRKLIRRHPHVFPTGDLYAPLDIPQLSEEQVKARWEQIKAEERAEKSDAPEQLSLLDDVPTALPSLSRAAKLQKRASQVGFDWPSVLPVVDNVREELDEVLEAMADNDSAAIADEVGDLLFAAVNLARHLKVDPETALRGANAKFERRFRFIEQALRDTHKPIEDCTLEELDALWGEAKRQEKNVSSCG